A genomic stretch from Rubripirellula reticaptiva includes:
- a CDS encoding agmatine deiminase family protein → MPSSSLQLSDLRVPAEWEPIECVWLAWPHSLDTWPGLFDAIPGFYADWVRLIAESTPVRILAGGDVAKSCEKWVGSIANVDIVDVATNDAWVRDYGPTFVANQSDGRIHAVDWKYNAWGGKYPPWDADDAAAKLIAAHEKIAVQSSPLCVEGGALEFDGRGRLLTTPECLITDTRNPNWTKAQVSQELHRRLGVTEIVWLDGGGLIGDDTDGHIDQLARFVDTKNVVVAVADDEDDPNYPGLEENFRQLHLWADATKPRVNVHRLPIPPERKIGGQRVPESYCNFLRLGPDRLLVPTFGAGTDGQAIAILGEVSGVCPEPVDCRNLVWGLGALHCASREQPAAHRS, encoded by the coding sequence ATGCCAAGTTCGTCGCTTCAATTGTCTGACTTACGAGTTCCGGCCGAATGGGAACCGATCGAATGTGTCTGGCTCGCATGGCCGCACTCACTGGACACTTGGCCCGGACTGTTCGACGCCATCCCTGGCTTCTATGCCGACTGGGTTCGCCTGATTGCCGAGTCGACGCCCGTCCGGATTTTGGCTGGCGGTGATGTCGCTAAGTCATGTGAAAAATGGGTCGGGTCAATCGCCAATGTCGACATTGTTGATGTCGCGACCAATGATGCTTGGGTCCGCGACTACGGCCCGACGTTTGTCGCCAATCAAAGCGATGGACGGATCCATGCGGTCGACTGGAAATACAATGCTTGGGGCGGCAAGTATCCGCCCTGGGACGCGGACGATGCGGCCGCCAAACTGATCGCTGCTCATGAAAAGATTGCGGTCCAGTCCAGCCCTCTGTGTGTCGAAGGCGGTGCATTGGAATTCGATGGTCGCGGCCGGCTGTTGACGACGCCCGAGTGCTTGATCACCGACACGCGAAATCCGAACTGGACGAAAGCTCAGGTTTCGCAAGAACTGCACCGGCGACTGGGGGTCACTGAAATTGTCTGGTTGGATGGTGGCGGTCTCATCGGCGACGATACCGACGGGCACATTGACCAACTCGCTCGCTTCGTTGACACGAAAAATGTCGTCGTCGCGGTTGCTGACGATGAAGACGACCCGAACTATCCCGGGTTAGAAGAAAACTTTCGGCAACTGCACCTGTGGGCTGACGCGACCAAACCACGAGTGAATGTTCATCGATTGCCGATTCCGCCCGAACGCAAAATCGGCGGACAGCGGGTGCCCGAGAGCTATTGTAATTTTCTGCGATTAGGGCCTGATCGTTTGTTGGTGCCCACCTTTGGCGCTGGAACCGATGGCCAGGCGATCGCGATTCTTGGCGAGGTGTCCGGCGTTTGTCCCGAGCCGGTCGATTGCCGAAACTTAGTTTGGGGTCTGGGGGCGTTGCACTGTGCAAGTCGCGAACAGCCTGCGGCACACAGGTCGTAA
- the hpf gene encoding ribosome hibernation-promoting factor, HPF/YfiA family: MIPDPICCDGNSWPKLPVHITERKSGNMQVNVSARHGNLQPGDQPLVVEKVEKLRRLYDRINAIEVTIDLKQLDKPSVEIKVSAEHAEDCVATAESTTVIAALDAVIPKVEQQLRRLKEKKTGHRATGIKHIDPVVADED, encoded by the coding sequence ATGATTCCAGATCCAATTTGTTGCGATGGAAACTCATGGCCGAAACTTCCCGTTCACATCACTGAGAGAAAGAGTGGCAACATGCAGGTCAACGTTTCGGCGCGTCATGGTAATTTGCAACCCGGAGACCAACCGTTGGTCGTCGAAAAGGTTGAAAAACTCCGTCGTTTATACGATCGAATCAACGCCATCGAAGTGACGATCGACCTGAAGCAACTCGACAAGCCTAGCGTCGAGATCAAAGTTTCGGCCGAGCACGCAGAAGACTGCGTGGCGACCGCTGAAAGCACAACCGTGATCGCAGCACTTGATGCGGTCATTCCAAAGGTTGAGCAGCAGCTACGCCGACTGAAAGAAAAAAAGACCGGCCACCGAGCCACCGGAATCAAACACATCGACCCGGTCGTCGCTGACGAAGATTGA
- a CDS encoding HPr family phosphocarrier protein — translation MSTDASLTRTVVVRNAEGLHARPADLLVRMASKYQAEIRIGKNSEWVDCKSILSLLTLGAAQGTELSVTADGIDAADAIDSITALFEAGFDDTSEK, via the coding sequence ATGAGCACCGACGCCTCCCTGACCCGAACCGTGGTCGTCCGAAACGCCGAAGGCTTGCATGCACGCCCGGCGGACTTATTGGTCCGAATGGCCAGCAAGTATCAGGCAGAAATCCGGATCGGGAAAAACAGTGAATGGGTTGATTGTAAAAGCATTTTGTCGCTTTTGACACTCGGTGCTGCGCAGGGGACCGAGCTTTCGGTCACTGCCGACGGCATCGATGCGGCTGATGCAATCGACTCAATCACCGCCCTCTTCGAGGCGGGCTTTGACGATACCAGCGAGAAGTAA
- a CDS encoding rhodanese-like domain-containing protein: MQTIDVRQLAGKMRNSPIDLIDVRTPVEFRELHADGALNVPLDGLVPAELLQSRGDRANEPLYLICKSGGRSAKAAQKCIDAGFMNVVSVDGGTSAWAQAGLPIQRGKKAVSLERQVRILAGLLTLVGAMLGYFVHPAFVGLSAFIGAGLMFAGITDTCGMGMMLAKMPWNKVGDAGACQVG; this comes from the coding sequence ATGCAAACGATTGACGTTCGACAACTCGCCGGCAAGATGCGTAACTCGCCCATCGACCTCATTGATGTCCGCACGCCGGTGGAGTTTCGCGAACTTCACGCTGATGGCGCGTTGAACGTACCACTCGATGGCTTGGTCCCTGCAGAACTGTTGCAGTCGCGCGGTGACCGTGCCAATGAACCGCTCTATCTGATTTGCAAAAGCGGTGGCCGGTCCGCAAAGGCTGCCCAGAAGTGCATTGACGCTGGATTCATGAACGTTGTGTCAGTTGATGGTGGTACATCAGCCTGGGCACAGGCGGGATTGCCAATCCAGCGAGGAAAGAAGGCGGTATCCTTGGAACGTCAAGTCCGAATTTTGGCGGGGCTACTTACGCTCGTTGGCGCCATGCTTGGATACTTTGTGCATCCTGCTTTCGTTGGGCTTTCGGCATTCATCGGCGCGGGATTGATGTTCGCCGGAATCACGGACACCTGTGGAATGGGAATGATGTTGGCCAAGATGCCTTGGAACAAGGTTGGCGATGCAGGCGCTTGCCAGGTTGGGTAG
- a CDS encoding carboxylesterase family protein, with amino-acid sequence MNTAVRRIGFLLGIWPLSFALMGGMLMGRFTWGDSPAAKVEDFTSGVFNGLPYRMLVPKPLQEPTAKRDPAASVATKYPLVLFLHGAGERGDDNQVQLKHGAKEFARRDRRDQFPAFVVFPQCPVGSRWVESPWDLTSGRGEFARAPSTPMKVALELVDHLIANESVDPDRVYVTGLSMGGQGTWFAAATKPNRFAAMLEVCGGGDPTWAQDYAGIPIWGFHGQADKVVPIGRGREMIAALTLGGHHPELRFTEYPGVGHDSWTQTYSRDDVFEWLFSQSKQTSKR; translated from the coding sequence GTGAATACGGCAGTTAGACGCATCGGTTTTTTGCTGGGCATTTGGCCACTTTCCTTTGCTCTGATGGGCGGGATGTTGATGGGGCGATTCACCTGGGGCGATTCACCGGCGGCAAAGGTTGAGGATTTCACCAGTGGAGTCTTCAATGGTTTGCCGTACCGAATGCTCGTCCCCAAACCGCTGCAAGAACCAACCGCCAAGCGGGATCCAGCGGCTAGCGTCGCCACCAAGTATCCGCTAGTGCTGTTCCTGCACGGCGCCGGCGAACGAGGTGATGACAACCAGGTCCAGTTAAAACATGGCGCGAAAGAGTTCGCCCGTCGCGATCGGCGTGATCAATTTCCTGCCTTCGTCGTCTTTCCCCAGTGCCCTGTGGGCTCTCGGTGGGTCGAGTCGCCGTGGGATCTTACCTCTGGTCGTGGCGAGTTCGCTCGCGCCCCTTCGACACCCATGAAAGTGGCGCTCGAACTGGTCGATCACTTGATCGCGAACGAGTCTGTCGATCCTGATCGCGTCTACGTCACTGGTTTGTCGATGGGCGGTCAGGGAACCTGGTTCGCGGCGGCCACGAAACCAAACCGCTTCGCTGCGATGCTCGAAGTGTGTGGCGGTGGCGACCCTACGTGGGCCCAAGATTACGCCGGCATTCCGATCTGGGGTTTCCACGGGCAAGCCGACAAGGTGGTGCCAATCGGACGCGGTCGCGAGATGATCGCAGCGCTCACTCTAGGCGGACATCACCCCGAACTACGCTTTACCGAATATCCGGGTGTCGGACACGACAGTTGGACTCAGACGTACTCGCGTGACGATGTTTTCGAGTGGCTATTTTCCCAGTCCAAGCAGACTTCCAAACGCTGA
- a CDS encoding FAD-dependent oxidoreductase, which produces MNPMQYPSNQCAIFAACLMAIAIGLCPSFCIGEDHPPYDVVIYGGTSAAITTAVQTVRMGKTAIIVCPETHLGGLTSGGLGWTDTGKKDAIGGLSRQFYHRVWKHYQRPEAWKQQSQSEFGDRNQSPPGPAGDGSTMWVFEPHVAEQIFEDWIAEYSIPVQRNQWLDRSDAGVTKKEGRIESFRTTDGRTYRGKMFVDATYEGDLMAAAGVEFHVGRESNATYNETYNGIQTGVLHHAHYFKEATDPYVVPGDPNSGLLPRIQAAPPGKRGDGDDRIQAYCFRMCLTNIAENRIPLPKPDGYDASQYELLLRVFDNGWRDQFNKFDPMPNHKTDTNNHGPFSTDNIGMNYDYPNADYDRRKAIIAEHEQYQKGLMYFMANDPRVPDEVREPVAKWGLPKDEFRDTGGWPHQLYVREARRMIGDYVMTEHDCLDRVDTPSSVGMGSYTLDSHNVQRYVTPDGHVQNEGDIGVKTPRPYEIAYGSIVPKKSQCENLLVPVCVSSSHIAFGSIRMEPVFMVLGQSAATAACLSIDQAKAIQDLDYDSLQTQLVEDGQVLKLDSVYRNNSKKIDGTVIDDTSAVFTGDWNLSDVNSPFVDSGYHHNQDDRDTAKSATFKADLKPGRYEVRLSYPPNNNRASNVPVTVTHLGGTTKSTVNQREKPPIKGLFHKLGIYDFGDSGLVRIETDHADGYVVVDAVQFLPVGE; this is translated from the coding sequence ATGAATCCTATGCAGTATCCCAGCAACCAATGCGCCATCTTTGCCGCCTGTCTGATGGCCATTGCGATTGGCCTCTGCCCGTCGTTTTGCATCGGCGAAGATCACCCGCCCTATGACGTTGTCATCTATGGCGGAACGAGCGCAGCGATCACGACGGCTGTTCAAACGGTGCGAATGGGCAAGACAGCGATCATCGTGTGTCCCGAAACCCACTTGGGCGGTTTGACCTCGGGCGGATTGGGATGGACCGACACGGGCAAGAAAGACGCCATCGGTGGTCTAAGCCGACAATTTTATCATCGGGTTTGGAAACACTACCAACGCCCGGAAGCTTGGAAACAGCAATCGCAATCTGAATTCGGTGACCGCAACCAAAGTCCGCCCGGCCCGGCGGGCGACGGTTCAACGATGTGGGTGTTTGAACCGCACGTCGCCGAACAAATTTTCGAAGACTGGATAGCCGAATACTCCATTCCTGTCCAACGGAATCAGTGGCTTGATCGAAGCGATGCAGGCGTGACGAAAAAAGAAGGCCGCATCGAATCGTTTCGAACCACCGACGGGCGAACGTATCGTGGCAAGATGTTCGTCGACGCGACGTATGAAGGCGACTTGATGGCAGCCGCCGGTGTCGAATTTCACGTCGGACGCGAATCGAACGCGACTTACAACGAAACGTACAACGGAATCCAAACTGGAGTACTGCATCATGCACACTACTTTAAAGAAGCGACCGATCCGTACGTCGTTCCTGGCGATCCCAACAGTGGATTACTGCCGCGAATCCAAGCGGCTCCACCGGGTAAGCGAGGTGATGGCGATGATCGAATTCAAGCCTACTGCTTCCGCATGTGCTTGACGAACATTGCCGAAAACCGAATTCCGTTACCCAAACCAGACGGCTACGACGCGTCTCAATATGAATTGCTGCTGCGTGTCTTTGACAATGGCTGGCGAGATCAATTCAATAAATTTGATCCGATGCCCAACCACAAAACGGACACCAACAATCATGGTCCGTTTAGCACCGACAACATCGGCATGAACTATGACTACCCGAACGCCGATTACGATCGACGGAAAGCAATCATTGCCGAGCACGAGCAATATCAAAAGGGACTGATGTACTTCATGGCGAACGACCCTCGCGTTCCCGACGAGGTTCGCGAGCCGGTTGCGAAATGGGGGCTGCCCAAAGACGAATTCCGCGACACGGGTGGATGGCCACACCAACTTTACGTTCGCGAAGCACGACGCATGATTGGCGACTACGTGATGACCGAACACGACTGCTTGGATCGCGTCGACACACCCTCTTCGGTCGGCATGGGTTCGTACACCCTCGATTCCCACAACGTCCAACGCTACGTCACGCCAGACGGTCACGTGCAAAACGAGGGTGACATTGGTGTCAAAACACCGCGTCCTTACGAAATCGCCTACGGTTCGATTGTTCCTAAGAAATCACAGTGCGAAAATCTGTTGGTTCCCGTTTGTGTTTCATCCAGCCATATCGCGTTCGGATCGATCCGTATGGAACCGGTCTTCATGGTCTTGGGCCAGTCGGCTGCCACAGCGGCATGCCTTTCGATCGATCAAGCCAAAGCCATTCAAGACTTGGATTACGACTCGCTACAAACCCAGCTAGTCGAAGACGGGCAAGTGCTAAAACTAGACTCAGTCTATCGCAACAATTCAAAGAAGATCGATGGCACCGTCATCGACGACACGTCGGCCGTTTTCACCGGCGACTGGAATCTATCAGATGTCAATTCTCCGTTTGTAGACAGCGGATATCACCACAACCAAGACGACCGAGACACGGCAAAGTCTGCCACATTCAAGGCAGATTTAAAGCCCGGCCGTTATGAAGTGCGTTTGTCTTATCCACCGAACAACAATCGCGCATCCAACGTGCCAGTCACCGTCACTCACTTGGGCGGCACCACAAAATCAACCGTCAATCAACGCGAAAAACCACCGATCAAGGGCCTCTTCCACAAACTGGGAATTTACGATTTTGGCGACAGCGGCTTGGTTCGAATTGAAACCGATCATGCAGACGGCTACGTCGTCGTCGATGCGGTGCAGTTTCTGCCAGTTGGCGAATAA
- a CDS encoding type II secretion system protein GspD, giving the protein MPIPEGAFGSVQDETVSLALNHQLLRQQGLKSPFTGQKKTLDWLDMAIESDAVLQVAGEVQLAQDFQTDELIPIDAPEPVDGVDLSTADDQVTLVATRAELSAVLRMIADHHHFNLVLAPDVEGPVTVSIRGATLDEVLDAILGVAGFSWHRVGNLLYVTGAPNEGMDPRVQGRYLQVYPLDYVAANDVEGVANSLLSQVGNAFVTESDPTDHLRTREILVVEDTAASHQRIASYIAQIDVPPKQVLIEAHVLQVTLTNDQRHGVDLQSLARIENSNIELKGSGFTGSTDSGPSVALSVKGKDMTSLIELIEECTNSRTLASPKLSVVNQQEAKIQIGQRLPYSVSTTTQTTTVQSVEFLDVGVVLTVLPVITDDGNVLMTVLPKVSGGKILQSGFPEEETTEVQTTIMIPDGGGVVIGGLIREESLKSRSFVPWLGRVPMLGALFRRKADETRRTEVIVALVAHVIHDGVGPRQQEVMDLQQAAPFYESTELIDGRFSSVVIEQ; this is encoded by the coding sequence ATGCCGATCCCAGAAGGCGCCTTTGGCTCGGTTCAGGACGAGACGGTTTCGTTGGCATTGAACCACCAGCTTTTAAGGCAACAAGGTCTCAAATCACCGTTCACCGGTCAGAAGAAGACGCTTGATTGGTTGGATATGGCGATAGAGTCGGACGCTGTGCTGCAGGTTGCCGGAGAAGTCCAGTTGGCGCAGGACTTCCAAACAGATGAACTGATTCCGATTGATGCTCCCGAGCCAGTCGACGGCGTGGATTTGTCGACGGCGGATGACCAAGTCACGTTGGTGGCAACCAGAGCCGAGTTGTCGGCGGTGCTGCGAATGATCGCAGACCACCACCATTTCAACTTGGTCCTTGCGCCCGATGTTGAGGGACCGGTGACGGTCAGCATTCGCGGCGCCACGTTGGATGAAGTTCTGGATGCGATCTTGGGCGTGGCCGGTTTTTCTTGGCACCGTGTTGGAAACTTACTGTACGTGACCGGCGCTCCCAACGAGGGAATGGATCCGCGAGTCCAAGGGCGTTACCTGCAGGTCTATCCGCTCGATTATGTTGCCGCCAACGACGTCGAAGGTGTCGCCAACAGTCTGCTGTCACAAGTGGGCAATGCCTTCGTGACCGAGTCCGATCCGACTGATCATCTGCGAACGCGAGAAATCTTGGTCGTCGAAGATACCGCTGCGAGCCACCAGCGCATTGCATCGTACATTGCACAAATTGATGTGCCGCCCAAGCAAGTCCTGATCGAAGCGCATGTGCTGCAAGTCACACTGACGAACGATCAACGGCACGGTGTCGACTTGCAGTCGTTGGCAAGAATTGAGAATAGCAATATCGAATTGAAGGGTTCTGGTTTCACAGGATCGACCGATTCGGGACCGTCCGTCGCGCTCAGCGTGAAGGGCAAAGACATGACCAGCCTGATTGAGTTGATCGAAGAATGCACGAACTCGCGGACTCTTGCGTCGCCGAAGTTGTCAGTCGTCAATCAACAGGAAGCCAAGATCCAAATCGGTCAGCGTCTTCCTTATTCGGTGTCGACTACCACTCAAACAACGACGGTTCAGTCGGTCGAGTTTTTGGACGTCGGGGTGGTGCTGACCGTTCTGCCCGTCATCACGGATGATGGCAACGTGTTGATGACGGTGCTGCCCAAAGTCTCGGGCGGTAAGATTCTGCAAAGTGGTTTTCCCGAAGAAGAAACCACCGAGGTTCAGACGACCATCATGATCCCCGACGGCGGCGGTGTCGTGATCGGCGGACTGATTCGCGAAGAGAGCCTGAAATCGCGTTCTTTCGTGCCGTGGTTGGGCAGGGTGCCGATGTTAGGAGCTTTGTTTCGGCGCAAAGCTGACGAAACGCGACGCACCGAAGTCATCGTCGCACTCGTTGCGCATGTGATTCATGACGGTGTCGGCCCGCGCCAGCAGGAAGTCATGGATCTGCAACAGGCTGCGCCATTCTATGAAAGCACCGAACTGATTGACGGTCGCTTTTCTTCGGTCGTCATCGAGCAATAG
- a CDS encoding PTS sugar transporter subunit IIA: protein MKFADFITTKAIRAELTSLTKETVIEELVQALLDAGEINADQRDDIISSIMKREELGSTGIGRGVAVPHTKHPSVQKLVGTVGVSESGVDFDSLDGERVQLFFLLISPPERPGDHLRALENISRQLRDDTFCRFLKQSKTPEDIQQLLQEADDNQFVSG from the coding sequence ATGAAGTTCGCAGATTTTATTACGACGAAGGCCATTCGGGCCGAACTAACGTCGTTGACCAAAGAGACCGTGATCGAAGAACTGGTTCAAGCGTTGCTTGATGCCGGTGAAATCAACGCGGACCAGCGCGACGACATCATTTCGTCAATCATGAAGCGTGAAGAACTCGGCAGCACCGGCATCGGCCGCGGCGTCGCCGTTCCTCACACCAAACACCCCAGCGTTCAAAAGCTGGTTGGAACCGTTGGCGTTAGCGAAAGCGGCGTTGACTTTGATTCGCTCGACGGCGAACGTGTTCAGTTGTTCTTTCTGCTGATCAGCCCGCCCGAACGCCCAGGCGACCACCTGCGCGCTCTCGAAAATATCTCGCGACAACTTCGGGACGATACGTTTTGCCGCTTCTTGAAGCAAAGCAAGACGCCCGAGGATATTCAACAACTACTGCAAGAAGCCGACGACAATCAATTTGTGTCTGGCTAA
- a CDS encoding Gfo/Idh/MocA family protein: protein MTRLNRRHFLATSVAAGTATALSPRVSRAANATSEINIGFISCGSRAGQLMGSFDKIDGVNIAALCDVDESRLGAAKKRFPKAKTYTDLRELIASDGIDAVVVATCNHWHCLAAIWAMEAGKDVYVEKPLSHSQWEGRQTVAAARKYNRICQIGTQQRSDPMQAEIKKFLHEEKALGEIQAARVNRYGIRGPIGKRDTPLEIDKSVAYDLWLGPAQDQPIYRDNLQYDWHWDWNTGSGEMGNWGVHVLDDVRNTVFQDSVALPKQILGGGGRIAYNDAGQTPNVHFAYFDTGAIPVVIGLSNLPAAPGSKKSPAQPGPPSGYVAYCEGGRYEGQRGRGTAFDKDGKKIRSFSGNGDDKHQANFIEAVRTQDRSILNAEIEVGNDSTGWCNLANIAFRAGEAASGDRVGQVDLTQWETLIGEMKDHLKAYELTMNSDQVHISPMLTMDTKTEQFTGEGSEAANKLLRREYRKGYEVPEIV from the coding sequence ATGACCCGCTTGAATCGTCGTCACTTCCTCGCCACCTCGGTCGCCGCTGGCACCGCCACAGCTTTGTCACCTCGCGTTTCCCGCGCGGCCAATGCCACCAGCGAAATCAACATCGGATTCATCAGTTGCGGTAGCCGTGCAGGCCAATTGATGGGCAGCTTTGACAAGATTGACGGAGTCAACATCGCCGCTTTGTGCGATGTCGACGAATCTCGTTTGGGAGCTGCGAAAAAACGCTTTCCCAAAGCCAAGACTTACACCGATTTACGTGAACTGATTGCATCCGATGGCATCGATGCCGTCGTGGTTGCAACCTGCAATCACTGGCACTGCTTGGCAGCCATCTGGGCGATGGAAGCGGGCAAGGACGTTTACGTCGAAAAGCCTCTCTCGCATTCACAGTGGGAAGGCCGACAAACCGTTGCGGCAGCTCGCAAGTACAACCGAATTTGCCAAATCGGAACGCAACAACGATCCGATCCGATGCAAGCCGAAATCAAAAAGTTCTTACACGAAGAAAAAGCTCTTGGTGAAATTCAAGCAGCCCGAGTGAATCGCTATGGCATCCGTGGGCCAATCGGAAAGCGGGATACGCCGCTCGAAATCGACAAGAGCGTAGCTTATGACCTGTGGCTTGGCCCAGCTCAAGATCAACCGATCTATCGTGACAATCTGCAATACGATTGGCACTGGGATTGGAACACCGGCAGTGGTGAGATGGGCAACTGGGGCGTTCACGTTTTGGATGACGTTCGCAACACGGTCTTCCAAGATTCGGTCGCATTGCCGAAACAGATTCTCGGCGGCGGCGGGCGGATTGCGTACAACGATGCAGGCCAAACCCCCAACGTTCACTTCGCATACTTTGACACTGGTGCGATTCCGGTTGTGATCGGACTGTCAAATCTGCCAGCGGCTCCGGGCAGCAAGAAGAGCCCGGCGCAACCAGGGCCACCAAGCGGCTATGTCGCATACTGCGAAGGCGGTCGCTACGAAGGCCAGCGAGGTCGTGGCACTGCTTTCGACAAAGACGGCAAAAAGATTCGTTCGTTCAGCGGCAACGGCGACGACAAACACCAAGCCAACTTCATCGAGGCCGTTCGCACCCAGGACCGATCGATCTTGAATGCGGAAATCGAAGTCGGAAATGACAGTACCGGTTGGTGCAATTTGGCCAACATCGCGTTCCGCGCCGGCGAAGCGGCAAGTGGCGATCGTGTTGGACAAGTTGATCTTACCCAGTGGGAAACCCTGATCGGTGAAATGAAAGATCACCTGAAAGCCTATGAATTGACGATGAACAGTGACCAAGTCCACATCAGCCCGATGTTGACGATGGACACCAAGACGGAACAGTTCACCGGCGAAGGTAGCGAAGCGGCTAACAAGCTGCTTCGCCGCGAGTATCGCAAGGGCTACGAAGTCCCGGAAATCGTTTAG
- a CDS encoding FAD-dependent oxidoreductase codes for MKIVIIGGVAGGASAAARARRLSDDAEIIVLERGAYPSFANCGLPYYVGGEIQSREKLLVAPIAMLRTRHRLDVRVRCEVKSIDRAAKEVTVHDLESDKTYSESYDKLIIATGASPLRPPIPGIDSSLVLELRDLKDADRMHSLATSDAKHAVIVGAGFIGIEVAENLHRRGIEVTIVELADQVLPPWDHEMMAPIEDHLQAQGVNLRLQDAAAGFVESDSGLQIQLKSGAVIDADFAVVCIGVRPENKLAVDASITCGDRGGIVTSENMLTCDPDIYAVGDVAQVVDFVTKQPVQIPLAGPANRQGRIAADHIFGRSSTFRGTQGTAVVGVFGMTAAMTGQSEKLLRRSETEFESVYIHPTDHAGYYPGAKQMTLKLLFDPTTGRVLGAQCIGTNGVDKRIDVIAMAIQGDMTVYDLEEVELCYAPQYGHAKDAVNMAGFVASGVVRGDQPIVHETVLESGLPSNAFVLDVRSAAEFADGHIAGATNISIEELRDRLDELPRDQKIIAYCKVGQRGYLATRVLMQNGFDVSNLSGGYLSWCRSSESRNVDDSIAC; via the coding sequence ATGAAAATCGTCATTATCGGTGGAGTTGCGGGCGGGGCATCAGCGGCAGCGCGAGCGAGGCGTTTGTCGGACGACGCCGAAATCATCGTACTTGAACGAGGTGCATACCCTTCGTTCGCCAACTGCGGATTGCCGTACTACGTTGGCGGCGAGATCCAGTCTCGCGAAAAGTTGCTCGTTGCACCTATCGCGATGCTTCGTACTCGCCATCGTTTGGATGTTCGCGTGCGATGTGAGGTAAAGTCGATCGATCGTGCGGCAAAGGAAGTCACGGTGCACGATCTGGAATCCGACAAAACCTACAGTGAATCGTACGACAAATTAATCATCGCGACTGGCGCATCGCCACTGCGACCACCGATCCCCGGCATCGACTCGTCGCTAGTGTTAGAGCTGCGGGATTTGAAGGATGCCGATCGAATGCACTCGTTGGCAACCTCAGACGCCAAGCATGCAGTCATTGTGGGTGCCGGTTTTATCGGGATCGAAGTCGCCGAAAATCTGCACCGTCGTGGTATCGAAGTGACGATCGTCGAATTAGCCGATCAAGTGCTTCCGCCCTGGGACCACGAAATGATGGCTCCGATCGAAGACCACTTGCAAGCACAAGGCGTCAACCTGCGCCTGCAAGACGCCGCCGCCGGTTTCGTCGAATCCGATTCAGGGCTGCAAATCCAATTGAAGTCTGGCGCGGTCATCGACGCTGATTTCGCCGTAGTCTGCATCGGCGTGCGTCCGGAAAATAAACTTGCAGTCGACGCATCGATTACCTGTGGTGATCGCGGTGGCATTGTGACTAGCGAAAATATGTTGACCTGCGACCCTGATATTTACGCTGTTGGTGATGTTGCCCAGGTAGTCGACTTTGTCACCAAGCAACCCGTGCAAATTCCACTAGCCGGACCGGCAAACCGCCAAGGACGCATCGCCGCCGATCATATCTTTGGTCGGTCATCGACGTTTCGTGGGACGCAAGGTACCGCGGTGGTCGGCGTATTTGGAATGACAGCCGCGATGACCGGCCAGAGTGAAAAGCTGTTGCGGCGCAGCGAAACTGAATTTGAATCGGTCTACATCCACCCGACCGATCACGCCGGATACTATCCCGGTGCGAAGCAGATGACGTTGAAGTTGTTGTTTGATCCAACCACTGGGCGAGTGCTGGGTGCCCAGTGCATTGGCACCAATGGCGTCGACAAACGCATCGATGTGATCGCGATGGCGATCCAGGGCGACATGACAGTATATGACTTAGAAGAGGTCGAGTTATGCTATGCACCTCAGTACGGTCACGCCAAAGATGCCGTCAACATGGCCGGGTTTGTGGCGTCGGGTGTCGTGCGAGGTGACCAACCGATCGTGCATGAAACCGTTCTCGAATCCGGATTGCCAAGCAACGCGTTTGTGTTGGATGTTCGATCGGCGGCGGAGTTCGCGGATGGTCATATCGCCGGCGCGACGAATATCTCGATCGAAGAGCTTCGCGATCGACTTGACGAGTTGCCACGCGACCAGAAAATCATCGCCTACTGCAAAGTCGGTCAACGTGGATATTTGGCAACCCGCGTGCTGATGCAAAACGGGTTCGATGTGTCGAATCTCAGTGGCGGCTATCTCAGTTGGTGCCGGTCATCTGAAAGCAGGAATGTGGACGATTCAATTGCTTGTTGA